In the Podospora bellae-mahoneyi strain CBS 112042 chromosome 4, whole genome shotgun sequence genome, one interval contains:
- a CDS encoding hypothetical protein (EggNog:ENOG503P2WU; COG:S) produces the protein MMRRRHKKSRRGCLECKKRHIKCDETRPRCINCTTVERECQYSTPGYQSPSETSGSPAPVSQQTPFPGSVSTPASVAASDHSMPAPALSPEAPAPPMLDMRTFPHTGDMNGKVDIVHMQLFYHYVTNHSDIYPFVDYDGGLKRIIVEVALQEPFLLHSILAMASRHLSMTGTGNTAYYHDLAIELQTQALSLFNSFDVEYFAQSIERRVPVFLFSAILGFHALCDMLAYQDDTYPSNLARLTGYFRLHRGILSVMEGHWEDLKKTELSILFDHIVPRWYEISDNDGGSDCDDIKQRVRESPDLDDGQREAFFKVLKYLQWVFDATPNYRSRAHMLCSFAVMIPRPFVDAVEVGKPEALAILAYFYVALHFCRDIWLIGNSGQFLLTSVAIHLNQLGPEWSAWLEKPCQMLRESLEEDKLNTRSSATSIASASPLPTWSHSGLDDP, from the exons ATGATGCGCAGACGCCACAAGAAATCACGCCGGGGATGTCTGGAGTGCAAGAAGCGGCATATCAAG TGCGATGAAACCCGGCCACGGTGCATCAACTGCACGActgtggagagggagtgCCAGTACTCGACCCCTGGATACCAATCACCTTCCGAGACCTCAGGGAGTCCCGCGCCGGTATCTCAACAGACGCCCTTCCCAGGCTCCGTCTCGACCCCTGCCTCGGTGGCGGCCTCGGACCACAGCATGCCCGCTCCGGCTCTCTCGCCGGaggcaccggcaccacctATGCTGGACATGCGAACTTTTCCTCACACTGGGGACATGAACGGCAAAGTCGACATCGTGCACATGCAGCTGTTTTATCACTATGTGACCAACCACTCGGACATCTATCCGTTTGTCGATTACGATGGTGGACTGAAACGCATCATTGTCGAAGTTGCCCTCCAAGAGCCGTTTCTTTTGCACTCGATCCTCGCAATGGCAAGCCGGCATCTGAGTATGACCGGAACCGGCAACACGGCCTATTACCACGACCTTGCCATTGAGCTTCAGACGCAAGCATTGTCTCTATTCAACAGCTTCGATGTCGAGTATTTTGCCCAGTCGATCGAGCGACGAGTGCCCGTCTTCCTGTTCTCTGCGATCCTAGGCTTTCATGCCTTGTGCGACATGCTGGCGTACCAAGACGACACCTATCCCTCCAACCTGGCCAGGCTTACAGGATACTTTCGTCTCCATCGAGGCATTCTTTCAGTCATGGAAGGCCACTGGGAAGATCTCAAGAAGACGGAGCTTAGCATCCTCTTTGACCACATCGTCCCTCGTTGGTATGAGATCAGTGATAATGACGGCGGCTCGGATTGCGACGACATCAAACAACGAGTTCGGGAATCCCCAGATCTGGATGATGGGCAGCGGGAGGCGTTTTTCAAGGTCCTCAAGTATCTCCAGTGGGTGTTTGATGCCACGCCCAACTATCGCAGCCGAGCTCATATGTTGTGCAGTTTTGC TGTGATGATTCCTAGACCCTTTGTCGATGCTGTCGAGGTAGGCAAGCCTGAAGCGCTGGCCATACTCGCCTACTTTTATGTCGCCCTGCATTTCTGTCGTGACATCTGGCTGATTGGAAACTCGGGCCAGTTTCTGTTGACGTCGGTTGCCATTCACCTCAACCAGCTCGGCCCAGAGTGGTCGGCCTGGTTGGAGAAGCCATGTCAAATGTTGCGGGAGtctttggaggaggacaaACTCAACACCCGGTCCTCTGCTACCAGCATCGCCTCGGCTTCACCCCTGCCAACCTGGAGCCATTCAGGACTCGACGATCCATGA
- a CDS encoding hypothetical protein (EggNog:ENOG503P2WU; COG:S) produces the protein MGHDIVISRPSEADAGRIAEIHISAMGSNPLLHAQFPTPEGLQALRRFLEAETLDEIRDAVSGVLVSRDGPDGPVTGFVKWTSPSHPQDVKLERGDIVHLDGCCRRFLDEYASLAEQAKERSMRDEPPCYRLSFVCADPEYQGRGIGTQLTRKVLELAEEDNLAVYLESTDVAVSIYQRLGFHAIDSFEMQIPGRQETERVVYKEVCMIWYPSGQR, from the exons ATGGGTCACGATATCGTCATCTCCCGCCCTTCCGAGGCTGATGCTGGGCGCATCGCAGAAATCCACATCTCCGCCATGGGTTCGAACCCACTCCTGCATGCACAGTTTCCCACGCCAGAAGGTCTCCAGGCGCTTCGCCGCTTTCTCGAGGCCGAGACGCTCGACGAGATTCGCGACGCAGTGTCTGGTGTTTTGGTCTCGCGGGATGGCCCAGATGGACCGGTGACTGGGTTCGTGAAATggacctccccatcccatccccaggATGTCAAGCTTGAAAGGGGCGATATTGTCCACCTGGATGGATGCTGCCGTCGATTTTTGGATGAATACGCTTCGCTCGCCGAGCAAGCCAAGGAGAGATCGATGCGAGATGAGCCGCCTTGCTACC GATTGAGTTTTGTCTGTGCGGATCCTGAATATCAGGGTAGAGGGATAGGTACGCAGTTGACTCGGAAGGTGTTGgagctggccgaggaggacaaCCTGGCGGTCTACCTGGAGAGCACCGATGTGGCTGTCTCCATTTATCAACGACTTGGATTCCATGCTATCGATAGTTTCGAAATGCAAATTCCGGGCCGGCAAGAGACAGAGAGGGTGGTTTACAAGGAGGTGTGCATGATATGGTACCCTTCTGGCCAAAGATAG
- the DAL81_1 gene encoding Fungal specific transcription factor (COG:L; EggNog:ENOG503NVUA) produces the protein MSTSIAVPRTAPIAIAPKPPAARFPPSRQGSVHHHGHNFDSYGSGFNSPDSGSVLSLNTPPCEACRNRRSECVMGEDTEEHCVACQYSGTECSLVESSGSSSPLGARKRKLNGGDGAEEGRSKRSSPGRSDNRSQRRRQNQHHQQPSVSCTTTSSSLIEDMANFGGPTLLKRTLGLQADRYCQYIGPTTDFEPSLINLSSFDPQDESLLARGTLRRVSDNDTFLLLPDNNTPGYDHIVEDADEIENIVAPHGRRLIDLYFRVVHPGFPIIQRSVFYEKYERSHREFSPPLLAAVYILAINWWEHEEELAGLPKPNVRELERLVRTTLADAMYRPKLSTIQAGLLLSQRPEGDQWAPTAQLVAVGQELGLHLDCTNWKIPPWERGLRKRLAWALYLQDKWGALVHGRPSHIFASNWAVQPLNPNDFPDIEFDETDSEERLELERGRVLFRQMVQLSRILAEILDTFYTLQATSQIANAGPQGTQLVLSLAKPIQLKLKEWYSALPALVRMDSTFQTTPSSSSGSRFSPIGYLHLAYFATEITLHRRIIRSMSTLPEDNNANTPSIDPYIQHICRSAAKARLISAMDFVNRLTPSHLRAFWYFASKTNFALIGTFGSLLWGTSPGREEAEWYRRRLGEYRWTLSVSSKPGEGTSKGLTEFAMGMLDISTGLLKKLPEKPLLSRSGSEVGFGGPGGVDQVRRSSLFALGHAGGSSASLNSMAGGGGRGGTGGGFSLGMQSPRSDIGEEEGEEMDSEDDGEGEGEGEGGGYGSYSVGN, from the exons ATGTCCACCTCGATCGCCGTCCCAAGGACGGCCCCAATAGCTATCGCGCCAAAACCCCCCGCGGCACGCTTCCCACCGAGTCGACAGGGCAGTGtgcaccaccacggccacaaCTTTGACTCTTACGGGAGCGGGTTCAACTCGCCTGATTCGGGGTCGGTGCTGAGCTTGAACACGCCGCCGTGCGAGGCTTGCCGGAACAGGAGGAGTGAGTGCGTTATGGGTGAGGATACTGAGGAGCACTGCGTGGCTTGTCAGTATAGTGGGACCGAGTGCTCGTTGGTGGAGAGCAGTGGGAGTAGCAGCCCTTtgggggcgaggaagaggaagttgaatggaggggatggggcggaggaggggaggagtaAGAGGAG TTCCCCAGGACGGTCTGATAACAGATCGCAGCGTCGGCGGCAgaaccagcaccaccagcaacccagCGTCTCGTGCACCACGACCAGCAGCTCCCTAATCGAAGACATGGCCAACTTTGGCGGGCCCACGCTGCTTAAGCGCACGTTGGGGCTGCAGGCGGATCGGTACTGCCAGTACATTGGGCCCACCACTGACTTTGAACCCTCGCTCATCAACCTGTCATCATTCGACCCGCAAGATGAGAGTCTGCTCGCGAGGGGGacgttgaggagggtgagcgACAACGACACgttcttgttgctgccggACAACAACACGCCAGGGTATGATCACATCGTCGAGGACGCGGACGAGATTGAGAACATTGTGGCGCCGCACGGGAGGAGGCTGATCGACCTCTACTTTCGGGTAGTGCACCCGGGCTTTCCCATCATTCAACGGAGTGTGTTTTATGAAAAGTACGAGAGGAGCCATCGCGAGTTTTCGCCGCCGTTGCTGGCGGCCGTGTATATCCTGGCCATCAACTGGTGGGAgcacgaggaggagctggcggggtTGCCGAAGCCGAATgtgagggagctggagaggttggtgaggaccACGTTGGCGGATGCCATGTACAGGCCGAAGCTGTCGACGATACAGGcggggctgctgttgagccAGAGGCCGGAGGGGGATCAGTGGGCGCCAACTGCGCAGCTTGTGGCGGTGGGACAGGAGCTGGGGTTGCATTTGGACTGCACGAACTGGAAGATTCCgccttgggagagggggttgaggaagaggctggCTTGGGCTCTGTATTTGCAG GATAAATGGGGCGCCCTCGTCCACGGCCGACCTTCCCACATCTTTGCGTCCAACTGGGCCGTCCAGCCGCTCAACCCCAACGACTTTCCCGACATTGAATTCGACGAGACCGACTCCGAGGAACGGCTCGAGCTTGAGAGGGGTCGGGTCCTTTTCAGGCAAATGGTCCAGCTTTCCCGAATCCTGGCCGAAATCCTGGACACGTTTTACACTTTGCAGGCAACCTCTCAGATCGCCAACGCCGGCCCGCAGGGCACTCAGCTCGTCTTGTCCCTCGCCAAGCCCATccagctcaagctcaaggagtgGTATTCCGCCCTCCCGGCCCTCGTCAGGATGGACTCGACCTTTCAGACCAcaccctcgtcctcttcgggGAGCAGGTTCTCCCCGATCGGCTATCTGCACCTGGCCTACTTTGCAACCGAGATCACGCTCCATCGCCGCATCATCAGGTCCATGTCCACCCTTCCGGAGGACAACAATGCCAACACGCCGTCCATCGACCCTTACATCCAGCACATTTGCCGCTCGGCCGCCAAGGCCAGACTCATCTCCGCAATGGATTTTGTCAACCGGCTCACTCCGTCCCACCTGAGGGCGTTTTGGTACTTTGCCTCCAAGACAAACTTTGCGCTGATCGGGACGTTTGGGAGTTTGCTGTGGGGGACGAGcccggggagggaggaggctgagtGGTATAGACGGCGGCTGGGCGAGTACAGGTGGACGCTGAGCGTGTCAAGCAagccgggggaggggacgagcAAGGGGTTGACCGAGTTTGCGATGGGGATGCTGGATATCAGCacggggttgttgaagaagctgccgGAGAAGCCGTTGTTGAGTCGGAGCGGGAGTGaggttgggtttggagggcCAGGGGGGGTGGATcaagtgaggaggagcagcttgTTTGCCTTGGGGCATGCGGGGGGGAGTTCGGCGAGTTTGAACAGCATGGCtgggggcggtgggaggggggggacgggaggggggtttaGTTTGGGGATGCAGAGTCCCAGGAGTGAtattggggaggaggagggggaggagatggacagtgaggatgatggggagggggagggggaaggggaagggggggggtatGGGAGTTATTCGGTTGGGAACTGA